One Chlorobaculum limnaeum genomic window carries:
- a CDS encoding addiction module protein: MTTKQLIDEAVSLPVEKRAFVVDSLLRSLNQPESEIDKKWATEAQRRLAELRSGQVGAIPGDKVFAKMWKNFETRSFLFSIKKK; this comes from the coding sequence ATGACTACAAAGCAACTTATTGATGAAGCGGTGTCGCTGCCGGTTGAAAAACGCGCATTCGTAGTGGATTCGCTGCTCCGCAGCCTGAACCAGCCGGAATCGGAAATAGATAAAAAGTGGGCCACAGAAGCTCAACGTCGTCTTGCAGAACTGCGCTCTGGTCAGGTAGGGGCAATTCCTGGTGATAAAGTCTTTGCGAAGATGTGGAAAAATTTTGAAACACGATCTTTTCTTTTCTCCATAAAAAAGAAATAA
- a CDS encoding deoxyribodipyrimidine photo-lyase has protein sequence MNNCHEIDQRRARRLNLRQDQRGPVIYWMSRDQRYQNNWALLFACQKSRQLQQPLEVVFTLAPSFLGAPLRHYDFMFKGLAEVEASLRNAGIPMTVIFGNPAETLPAFAENRRAGAVISDFSPLSLVRHWKQNAAAAISCAFYEVDARNIVPCWLASPKQEYAARTIRPRLGALRKSFLTPFPQPVALCQPDSLLNPPINWDGLLEKLDVDRSLKPVTHLVPGEAAAEKRLHRFIDRVLDRYADKRNDPNAEAVSGLSPYLHFGQISAQHAAFQALRSMASQENRDAFIEELFIRRELAENYCFYNEKYDVFDTLPEWAKATLMEHASDQREYLYTPEEFEQAKTHDPLWNAAQLSLVETGVMHGYMRMYWAKKILEWSASPAAAFDIAIMLNDRYALDGRDPNGYAGVAWSIGGLHDRPWSERPVYGKIRYMNASGCKRKFDVPRYIASVTGEAAPMLF, from the coding sequence ATGAACAACTGCCACGAAATCGACCAGCGCCGGGCGCGCCGGCTCAACTTGAGACAGGATCAGAGAGGCCCTGTCATATACTGGATGTCCAGAGACCAGCGTTACCAGAACAACTGGGCGTTGCTCTTCGCCTGTCAAAAATCCCGGCAACTGCAACAGCCGCTCGAAGTGGTCTTCACGCTCGCGCCATCGTTTCTTGGCGCGCCATTGCGGCATTACGACTTTATGTTCAAAGGACTTGCCGAGGTTGAAGCTTCGCTGCGAAACGCGGGAATTCCGATGACCGTGATTTTCGGCAATCCGGCAGAAACCCTGCCCGCTTTTGCAGAGAACAGGCGGGCGGGAGCCGTGATCAGCGACTTTTCTCCGCTTTCTCTCGTGCGGCACTGGAAACAGAATGCCGCCGCCGCGATTTCATGCGCATTCTACGAGGTCGATGCCCGCAATATAGTCCCCTGCTGGCTCGCCTCCCCAAAACAGGAGTACGCCGCGCGGACGATCAGGCCGAGACTTGGTGCTCTGCGCAAATCGTTTCTCACCCCCTTTCCTCAACCTGTGGCCCTCTGCCAGCCAGACAGTTTGCTGAACCCGCCGATCAACTGGGACGGCTTGCTTGAAAAACTCGATGTTGACCGGTCACTGAAGCCTGTAACGCACCTCGTTCCGGGAGAAGCTGCGGCGGAGAAGCGTTTGCACAGATTCATCGACAGGGTGCTTGACCGCTATGCCGACAAGCGTAACGATCCGAACGCGGAGGCGGTATCGGGGCTGTCGCCGTACCTGCATTTCGGCCAGATCAGCGCCCAGCATGCTGCTTTTCAGGCATTGCGAAGCATGGCGTCTCAGGAAAACCGTGATGCTTTCATCGAAGAGCTGTTCATCCGGCGCGAACTTGCGGAAAACTACTGCTTCTACAACGAGAAGTATGACGTATTCGACACGCTCCCGGAGTGGGCCAAAGCGACCCTGATGGAGCACGCAAGTGATCAGCGCGAATATCTCTATACTCCGGAGGAGTTCGAACAGGCAAAAACCCACGATCCCCTCTGGAATGCCGCCCAGTTGTCGCTTGTAGAAACGGGCGTGATGCACGGCTATATGCGGATGTATTGGGCAAAAAAGATTCTCGAATGGAGCGCAAGCCCGGCGGCTGCGTTCGACATCGCCATCATGCTCAACGACCGTTACGCACTCGACGGACGCGACCCGAACGGCTACGCCGGCGTTGCCTGGTCGATTGGCGGTCTGCACGACCGTCCCTGGAGCGAGCGTCCGGTCTACGGAAAGATCAGATACATGAATGCCAGCGGCTGCAAACGAAAATTCGATGTGCCCCGCTACATCGCCTCAGTCACGGGCGAGGCCGCGCCGATGCTGTTCTGA
- a CDS encoding type 1 glutamine amidotransferase gives MTSTLLIVQNISHEGPGILEELLNEHEIAFERYDLSKGESLPDPSACAGMVVLGGPQSANDESAQITGELQAIRAALNAGVPYLGICLGLQLLVKAAGGEVLRCHRKEIGFREPDGEPFMVELTEAGKQDALFRNMPERLRVFQLHGETIAPLESMIVLAMGRGCENQIVRVGGNAWGLQCHFEMTPAMFESWIGIDDDLKTMNKNELLAEFNAISMEYAETGRAILLNFLEIAGLLKE, from the coding sequence ATGACGAGCACATTACTTATCGTCCAGAACATCAGCCATGAGGGGCCTGGAATCCTTGAAGAGCTGCTGAACGAACATGAAATCGCTTTCGAGCGATACGATCTTTCAAAGGGCGAGTCGCTCCCCGATCCATCAGCCTGTGCGGGCATGGTGGTGCTGGGCGGCCCGCAAAGCGCCAACGACGAGAGCGCACAGATCACCGGTGAGCTGCAGGCGATCCGCGCGGCGCTCAATGCCGGAGTGCCGTATCTCGGCATCTGCCTCGGTTTGCAACTTCTCGTCAAGGCGGCGGGCGGCGAAGTGCTCAGGTGCCATCGGAAAGAGATCGGGTTCCGTGAGCCTGACGGAGAGCCGTTCATGGTCGAGCTGACCGAAGCAGGCAAACAGGATGCGCTTTTCCGGAACATGCCGGAACGACTCAGGGTGTTTCAGTTGCATGGAGAAACCATCGCGCCGCTCGAAAGCATGATCGTGCTGGCAATGGGCCGGGGATGCGAAAACCAGATCGTGCGGGTCGGCGGCAATGCCTGGGGGCTGCAATGCCATTTCGAAATGACTCCGGCGATGTTCGAGAGCTGGATCGGCATCGATGACGACCTGAAGACGATGAACAAAAATGAACTCCTCGCGGAGTTCAACGCCATCAGCATGGAGTACGCTGAAACCGGGCGGGCGATTCTGCTCAATTTCCTTGAAATAGCCGGGCTGTTAAAAGAATAA
- a CDS encoding rhodanese-like domain-containing protein: MAAVKNISPADAYTLAKKGALIVDVREHREVESKSFDMPDVMVMPLSRFSSSFRDIPEKKKVILACRSGHRSASAASMLLNQGYKNVMNLQYGIMGWEHAGLPVKKQPAQNPLASIMKMFRKEG, from the coding sequence ATGGCAGCAGTCAAAAATATCTCCCCCGCCGACGCTTATACCCTGGCCAAAAAGGGCGCTCTGATTGTGGATGTACGCGAGCACCGGGAGGTCGAAAGCAAGTCATTCGATATGCCGGACGTGATGGTGATGCCCTTGAGCCGCTTCAGCAGCAGCTTCCGTGACATTCCCGAAAAAAAGAAGGTTATCCTGGCGTGCAGAAGCGGTCACCGCAGCGCTTCGGCTGCCTCCATGCTCCTGAACCAGGGTTATAAAAATGTGATGAATCTTCAGTATGGCATCATGGGCTGGGAACATGCCGGACTGCCGGTGAAAAAGCAGCCTGCCCAGAATCCTCTGGCGTCGATCATGAAGATGTTCCGCAAGGAAGGCTGA